The genomic segment TGGCGCTGGACTTGAACTATGTGAACACCGACTTCTACACCAAGGGCACCGGTGAGCTCGACGTGGGCTTCCTCACCCCCATCGACCACTCGTCCATCTGGCTGCGGGGTGCGGCGGGCTATTCGCGCGGCGACCGCGACGACAGCTTCGCCAGCTTCTACTTTGGCGGGTTCGGCAACAACTACGTCGATCACCGCGAGGTGAAGCGCTACCGCAATTTCGAGCGCTTCCCGGGCGCGGAGCTCGACGAGGTGGCAGGCACCAATTTCACGCGCCTCATGACCGAGTGGACGCTGCCGCCGCTGCGCTTCCGTCGCGTGGGCTTTCCCCAGCTTTACTGCACCTACGCGCGCGCGGCCCTGTTCGCCACCGGCCTGCTCACCAACCTGGACGACACCGGTTTCCGCCGCGAGGCCGGCAACGTGGGCGGACAGGTCGATTTCCGGCTGGTCATCTTCTCCGCTCTGGAGTCCACGCTGTCCGTCGGCTACGCGGCCTTCAAGGAGGAAGGCCACGCGATGGACACCGAGTTCATGATTTCGCTCAAGATCATGTAGACGCGGCCGCGCCCACAACCGTGCAGATCATCGATCTCCTCACCCGATTCCTCGTGAGCCTCCTGCCGGTGGTTCTCTTTCTGATCGCCCTGGTCTATCTGGACAGCTACAAGCTGGTGCACGTGCGCAACCTGATGATGGCCATCCTGATCGGTTGCGCCACCGCGCTGCTGGGCCTGGTGCTCAACGATTCCGTGATTTCGCACCTGGGTCTGGACCGCGCGGTGGTGTCGCGCTACGTGGCGCCGCCCGTCGAGGAGCTGCTCAAGGCGGTGTGGGTGGCGTGGCTCATAGCGCGCAAGCGCGTCGGTTTCCTGGTGGACGCGGCCATCGTTGCCTTCGCGGTGGGGACGGGCTTCGCGCTCATCGAGAACACCTACTACATCAAGACGCTGCACGCGAGCAGCGTCTTCGTGTGGATTATCCGCGGTCTCGGCACCGCTGTCATGCATGGTGGCGTAACCGCGCTCTTCGGCATCATCTCCAAGAACCTGTACGACGTAAGCGGAAAGTGGACCGCGTTCATCCCCGGCCTGCTGGTGGCGGCCGCGCTGCACTCGCTGTACAACCACTTCATCCTGCCGCCGGTGATGACCACCATCGTGCTGTATGCCACGCTGCCGGCCATCCTGCTGTTTGCGTTCTGGCGCAGCGAGCGCGCCACCAAGCGCTGGTTGGGCACGCAGATGGACGTGGATGCGGAACTGCTGGAGATCATCACCTCGGGGAGCATCTCCGAGAGCCGCATCGGTCACTACGTGGAGATCATCAAGGAGCAGTTCTCACCGGAGGTGCTGGTGGACATGCTGTGCTACCTGCGCATCCATGTGGAGCTGGCCATCAGCGCCAAGGGACTGTTGATGATGCGCGAGGCGGGCTTCAAGGCCTCGCCGCCGTCGGGTACGCGCGAGCAGTTCGCTGAACTGCGCCACCTGGAGAAGTCCATCGGCCCCACCGGACGGCTGGCGCTGGCACCGTTCCTCCACCAGAGCACGCGCGACCTCTGGCAGATCTACATGCTGGAGCAGTAGGAATCTCATTGACGCACACCCGCCGCCGGGCGTAATGACTCCATCGAGACGCGCCGTCCCGCGGACCGTCCTTCTCAGGAGGAGTGTCGCGATGTCCCGAGCTGCTGGTTTTCTTTCCATCCTGGTTCTTTGCCCCTCATTGATGGTGCCGGTTGCCGCGCCCGCGGAGGAACTGCCCGCGTACCTCAAGGACCGCGGCACGGGAATGCCGACGTCGATGTTCGGTACTTACATCACGAAGCACCAGTTGCTGATCTATCCGTTCTACGAGTACTACCTCGACGACGATCTCGAGTACAAACCCACCGAACTCGGGTACCCGCTCGACGAGGATTTCCGCGGGAAGTACCGCGCCAACGAGTTCCTGCTCTACTTCGGCTACGGCATCAGCGACTGGCTGATGGTGGAGTTCGAGGCGGCGTTGTACATCGACGCCTCGCTCGAAACCTCGCCCGACGATTCCAGCGGCGCACCCGCAAGGACCGAGGAGAGCGGCACCGGCGACGTGGAGGGGCAGTTGCGCGCGCGGCTGATGCGCGAGACGGAGAGCCGCCCCGAGCTGTTCGCCTACTTCGAGGCGGTGTCGCCGCAGCAGGAGGACAAGGTGCTCATCGGCACTGCGGACTGGGAGCTCAAGCTGGGTGTGGGTGTGATCCGCGGGTTCTCGTTCGGGACGATGACGTTGCGTATCGCGGGCGAGTACTCGTTGGAAGAGGACAAGGCGGACCTGGGCGAGTACGCGCTGGAGTACCTCAAGCGCTTGTCGCCGAAGTGGCGCATCTACCTGGGCGTCGAGGGAAGCCAGGACGAGTTGTCGTTCATTCCCGAAGCGCAGTGGCACATCCGCACCGACCGCATCATCGTAAAGCTCAACAGCGGCTTCGGCGTCACCTCCAAGGCCACCGACTGGGCCCCGGAAGTGGGCGTGGTGTTCGCGCTGGGCGGCAAGTAGCGGCCGGTCCGCCGCGATCCCCGAGAATTACTCCTGTCGCCAGTAACGCGCCATGACGTGCCGGCCGAGTGTGTGCTCGGCGGCGAGCCGGTTGTGCGCGGCGCACAGCAGTCTCAGGTTCGCAGGATCGCTGGTCCCGCCGTGCACTGCCCTTCGTCGCGCGTGAAAATCTCGTCGCGGGTACACACCGGAATGTGGCGTGTTGTGTCGCTGCGCTCATGTCCACCGTCGGCGCCGACGGTCGAAGATTTGCCACCTGCGGCCGCGGCACGTTTCTTCTCGCGGCGGCGCTGACGCGCGGCCGGGCTGCGGCGCTCGATGTATTCGTCGAGCAACACCGCCAGCACCTCGGCGAACGACGCATTGGGGCGGCTTTGCGAGAGCAGTGCCTTCGCCTCTTCGTACTTCGCGATGAGTTCTTCTCTGGCCAGGAACTGCACGAACATCTTCTGCTCGGATACGACCCAGCTGCCATGGGCGCGGCCGGACGGATGCGGCATGGCGCGATCGACCTCACGGTCGAACAGCATCCTGTCGACGTCCGAGGGCGTCACCAGCGCCCGCACCGGTTCGATGCGCTCCTCGGGGATCGACAGCGGCGCCCCGTATTCCGCCACGACGCGCCTTACCTGGCGGTAGGTCCGTCCGCGCACGCGCGCCACCACGGCGCCGTGGTTGTCCTCGGTCAGCACCGGCTCGATGAGGGCGATGGTGCCCAGATCCAGCTCCCCGCGCTCCAGCAACGGCAGCACCGACGGAAACTCCTTGATGCAGCGCGCGGCGCGGATGCGCCGGCAGGCAGCCGGGCTCGAGTACTCCAGCCCGCGGGTGCAGTAGTCGTGCAGCGAGCTGAAGCCGAGTTCGAGGTAGAGTTTGCGGCGCGCGATCTCGCCCAGGTGATGCAGCAACTGAACCGTGACCTCACGCTCGTCGCGCGCAAGAGCAATAGTCTGTGAGTTGAGGTCGCGGTCGCTCAGGGTGCGAAGCCGAACGGCGGGGTCATGATCCGTAATGGTATGCACAGCAGAACCTCCATGTGGCTCGGGTCAATGACGGGAGGAAGTTACTGTTGTGCTGAATATAATGGACGTGTTTGCGACGGCCTCACGCACGAACAGCCGCACGAACGCGCGTCACGCCACCAAAAGCGATGCAGTTGTTATTGCATCGCGTCAGCGCGCGCGAGAGTGAGTGTGGCGGCGCGTTTGTCGCGCGACACGGCGCGCGCAATTGTTGCTTTCAAAACTCGTCAACAGAAATATGCGCAACTCTGAAAGTTCCTACTTCAGCAAAACCATTTTTCGTGTCTGCCGGAAGTCGCCTGCCACCAGCTCGTAGAAGTACACCCCGCTCGACACCGGGGCGCCCGCGTCGTTGCGGCCATTCCACACGCGGGTGTGCGCGCCCGCGGGCATCACACCGTCCACCAGCGTTGCCACCACACGGCCGGACACGTCGTACACACGCAGCGTCACGTTCCCCGCGCGCGCCAGCGTGAAGGGAACCGTGGTGGACGGGTTGAACGGGTTGGGGTAGTTCGCACCCAGCGCGGTGAGCGCGGGCGAGTCACCCACCGCAACCGGAAGCCCGTGGCTCACCAGGATGTCGAAGGGCGGCAGGCCCACGTTGATCAACCCGCCCTGCGCGACACCCGTGGCGAGGTCGTAGCAGCGGATTCCCGGCGCGGTGACCTTGCGGTCGGTCAGCAGCAGCACGCCGAGCAGGTCGTCCGGTTCGCAGTCGTTGAGGTCGTAGCCGCCCGGCGCGTACAGCGTGTTGCCAGTCTTGGTGCCCGTGGCAGGGTTGAACGCAATCAGCACGGTGGTGAAGGACGGCGTGGCGACGATGGCGTAGCCGCGCGTGGCGTTGATGATCTCCACGTCCAGGATATCGCCGCCCGCCGCCGCCTCGGTAAGAATGACCGACTGCGAGGTCACATCCGCCATGTCCACGCCGATTACCGCACCGTCCAGCACGCCGAAGAACCCCACGCACGAAAAGTACGCCTGGCTGGTGGCGCCCACGGTGCGGGTATTCACCTCGGAGTAGTTGTTGGGGTGCAGCAGCGTCACCGGCTGCACGCCGTTCATGCCGGGGTTCATGTCCACCACCGTGTCGGTGCCGGTGTCGATCACCGCCATGTAGCTGGTTCCCACCGGGGTGTAGAAGTTGGTGCGGTCCAGGCGCTGCAAGAGCACGCACAGATAGCTGCCAGCCAGAAACATCTGGTCCATCTCCGGCAGCCCGTCGGCGTCGGCGAACGTGGCCAGGTTGATGGTGCCCAGTGTCGCACCCGTCTGCGGGTTCATGATGAGCACGCTGGTCATGTCGTAGCGCGAGACGTACGCCTTGGTCGTCGAAACGAACACGATGTCGTGCGGGTTGCTGCCGTTGCCGGTGGAGTACTGGTGCAGCGTGTTGAAGGCGTTGCATGGGTCCAGGACCTGGATGTTGTCGCCGCCGGAGCGGTTGACCGCGTAGATCAATCCATCGACGCCGCTGGCGCGCAGCACCGCATCGGAATGAATCGGCTCCACGTCCAGCGTGGCCGCCTTGGTGTTCACGTTGAGCGACGATGTCGAGCCGGTGGAGAAGTCGCTGGTCGAGACGAGCAGGTAGTCGCAGGCCCGCGCGGCGCCACCGTGCAGGGCGAGCGGTGCGAAAACGAGTGCGACGAGGACATATTTCAGCATGGTGATGGCTCCCTTATTCGAAGCGATAGCTCAGGGTGGAATAGAAACAGCGACCCGGCAGGGGATAGCCCGCCACGTCGACAATCTGATTGTTGGTGAGGTTGCGCCCCTCCAACGAGAGGACCAGCCCGCTCACCGGCGTGCGCAGCGAGGCGAGCGCACCGTGTATCGTGCGCGCCGGCGTCTCCAGCGTGTTGTAGCGGTTAAGCCAGTTGGACGCGATGTAGTGCAACTCGTAGGTCAGCCGCGCCGTGCCCAGGATGCCGGAAATGGACGCGGTCACCTCGTCGTTGGGGCGCGAGGGAAGCTCCTTGCCGTGGTAGGCGGGGATGTTGCCGGTGTCGCGCGTGTCCATGTGCGTGTATGAGCCCGACACCTCCACGCGTTCCGCAAGCATGGCCGCCGCACTCAGCTCGAAGCCTTGAATGTGCGCCGCACCGATGTTCTCGGGCTTGCTGGTGTACTGCGAGTTGGGGAAGAACAGGATGAGGTTCTCCGCCGTGTTGTCGAAGACGCTCGCCTCGAAGAGCAGCGAGCGCAGCGCACCCAGGCGCCCGGCGCTGATCACCACCCCCGCGTCGAGGTTGTCGCCCTGCTCGGGTTCCAGCGTGGCGTTGCCGGTGACACTGCCGGTGGTGCCGAACAGCTCCAGAAAGGTGGGCACGCGATAGTAGCGTCCCGCGTTGCCCTTGATGGCGAACCATGGCAGCGCCTGCCAGCGCAGCCCCACGCTGGGCGCCTCGGCGTCGTAGGACACGCGGCCCTGGGGCGTGGGCGGCAGCCAGGGAAAGCGCGGCGGGTCGTAGAACTCGTTCTCATAGCGCTCGGCACGGTACACGCCGGTGAGAACCAGCTTCTGTTGCAGCAGGTACACGTCCGCACCCAGCGAACCAATGGTGGACTGCCGCCAGCGGTCGGGTCCTTCGCTGGGTTGCGGAAGGTTGTTGACCGGATGGTACTGCTCCTTGGTGCCGTTGAACGTCGCCTCCAGCGCCACCGGCAGCCACGGCGCGTACCAGCGGGCGCGCGCGCTGCCGCCGTATAGCGCCAGCGTGTTGTCGACGTCGGTCGCAATCAACGACAGGTCGCTGTCGCGGTCGGTGAACTGGTCGTTGGTCTGCTGGTAGAACCCGTCGGCCCACCAGTGCAGCTGTTTTCCCGCCACCGGTTCACCGGCCACGCGCAGTTGCCCGATGCGCCGGCGTCGCTCCGAACGCGCAGTCGTCGACTGGTACGCGCCCCGCCCCGGCACGCCGTTCTCGCGCGACGCGTCGTGGTAGGCCAGCGAGACCTCCGCCACCCGCGGCACCTGCGCCGACACGCGCGCCATGCCGTTCCACGCGTCGAAGTCGTTGTTCACGCGCACGGCTTCTTCGTTGTCGTCGGCGTTGAAGGGGGTGTCGTTGTCGTCGTAGAACGTGTAGTCGCCGGTGGACTGCTCGTGCGCGGCGTGCGCAAAGAAACGCCACACGCCGCGCTTCAGCCACAGCGAACCGTTCTCGCGCTGCGTGTCGAAAGAACCGCCGGAGAGATTGGCCTCCAGGGCGGAGACGAACCCCGGGCGCGTGCCGTCCTCGCGCGTAATCAAGTGCACCGCGCCGCCGATGGCCGAGCCGCCCAGCTGCGGCGGCGAGAAGCCGCGGTACACCTCCACGCGTCCCACCCCGCCCAGCGGCAGGTCGCCGAAGTTGGTGATGCCGAGGTAGGGG from the Candidatus Krumholzibacteriia bacterium genome contains:
- a CDS encoding PrsW family intramembrane metalloprotease; amino-acid sequence: MQIIDLLTRFLVSLLPVVLFLIALVYLDSYKLVHVRNLMMAILIGCATALLGLVLNDSVISHLGLDRAVVSRYVAPPVEELLKAVWVAWLIARKRVGFLVDAAIVAFAVGTGFALIENTYYIKTLHASSVFVWIIRGLGTAVMHGGVTALFGIISKNLYDVSGKWTAFIPGLLVAAALHSLYNHFILPPVMTTIVLYATLPAILLFAFWRSERATKRWLGTQMDVDAELLEIITSGSISESRIGHYVEIIKEQFSPEVLVDMLCYLRIHVELAISAKGLLMMREAGFKASPPSGTREQFAELRHLEKSIGPTGRLALAPFLHQSTRDLWQIYMLEQ
- a CDS encoding T9SS type A sorting domain-containing protein, whose translation is MLKYVLVALVFAPLALHGGAARACDYLLVSTSDFSTGSTSSLNVNTKAATLDVEPIHSDAVLRASGVDGLIYAVNRSGGDNIQVLDPCNAFNTLHQYSTGNGSNPHDIVFVSTTKAYVSRYDMTSVLIMNPQTGATLGTINLATFADADGLPEMDQMFLAGSYLCVLLQRLDRTNFYTPVGTSYMAVIDTGTDTVVDMNPGMNGVQPVTLLHPNNYSEVNTRTVGATSQAYFSCVGFFGVLDGAVIGVDMADVTSQSVILTEAAAGGDILDVEIINATRGYAIVATPSFTTVLIAFNPATGTKTGNTLYAPGGYDLNDCEPDDLLGVLLLTDRKVTAPGIRCYDLATGVAQGGLINVGLPPFDILVSHGLPVAVGDSPALTALGANYPNPFNPSTTVPFTLARAGNVTLRVYDVSGRVVATLVDGVMPAGAHTRVWNGRNDAGAPVSSGVYFYELVAGDFRQTRKMVLLK
- a CDS encoding TonB-dependent receptor, which produces MVAPILIEADRSDPRMLTDRSGFVTTVDLTARRGRVEDLSSLLSQLVGVRVTQYGGLGSFATVSIRGSSAIQVRTFLDGMPMDDPYLGITNFGDLPLGGVGRVEVYRGFSPPQLGGSAIGGAVHLITREDGTRPGFVSALEANLSGGSFDTQRENGSLWLKRGVWRFFAHAAHEQSTGDYTFYDDNDTPFNADDNEEAVRVNNDFDAWNGMARVSAQVPRVAEVSLAYHDASRENGVPGRGAYQSTTARSERRRRIGQLRVAGEPVAGKQLHWWADGFYQQTNDQFTDRDSDLSLIATDVDNTLALYGGSARARWYAPWLPVALEATFNGTKEQYHPVNNLPQPSEGPDRWRQSTIGSLGADVYLLQQKLVLTGVYRAERYENEFYDPPRFPWLPPTPQGRVSYDAEAPSVGLRWQALPWFAIKGNAGRYYRVPTFLELFGTTGSVTGNATLEPEQGDNLDAGVVISAGRLGALRSLLFEASVFDNTAENLILFFPNSQYTSKPENIGAAHIQGFELSAAAMLAERVEVSGSYTHMDTRDTGNIPAYHGKELPSRPNDEVTASISGILGTARLTYELHYIASNWLNRYNTLETPARTIHGALASLRTPVSGLVLSLEGRNLTNNQIVDVAGYPLPGRCFYSTLSYRFE